A portion of the Scylla paramamosain isolate STU-SP2022 chromosome 32, ASM3559412v1, whole genome shotgun sequence genome contains these proteins:
- the LOC135089250 gene encoding fibrinogen alpha-1 chain-like: MRTRSVQLVTSWWVVCVWAAVSLATGLVSVVAVLQPAWYVRYSQIHAQDVQGVAFQVMVSSVGPLGFCRLEGVKQVTVAEEDSRRGRVEFSTDSVSNTPPTLPTLSTSRLPASTAGVTEQPLETPRQEPSTPPPPTDLTRDPLTQEAAPPTTLPSEVVQDPSPPASQGVGGSTGVAANGESPLEAMNTTTAAAANNSDAAETNTSDEILLTTVESFSGDGPSEAEQKNFKTKEHKSTTEIPETPKEESNAPGIEVATPTAEKEQEGSGGGEDGGGGVKSGIGGSGGGGESGGGGGGGGGGGGGRRGRKGGGRVARPGTHAGARGAAGRGNTTAVNRGRRKKGKHRRRKKKYNRKRPRPGEGGRGPGRSRRPPRPDLPLHHLLRSSLQDRHAPLASPLHQSPHQEALTSTDYRPRQPILSCSGVGGGVGSGSSAVWALVGVLYGVAGVVQVMVGVASLAMHLPHAHSRRFTLAAWLGNAQVVVVMSQGVALVLFPLGLGSPLARGECGGSSSVYWPGECTFGWSYMLGVVATTLAAYCPCLARLTVFRKYDYKEWDSINFF; encoded by the exons ATGAGGACGCGGTCAGTGCAGCTGGTGACGTCCTGGTGGGTGGTGTGCGTGTGGGCCGCCGTCAGCCTCGCCACAGGGCTGGTCAGCGTGGTGGCCGTCCTGCAGCCTGCCTGGTATGTGCGGTACTCACAAATCCACGCCCAGGATGTGCAGGGCGTGGCCTTCCAG GTGATGGTGTCCTCCGTGGGGCCCTTAGGGTTCTGTCGCCTGGAAGGAGTCAAGCAGGTGACCGTAGCCGAGGAAGACAGCCGCCGTGGCCGAGTCGAGTTCTCCACAGACTCTGTATCCAACACGCCGCCAACACTCCCAACACTCAGCACCTCACGACTCCCGGCCTCCACTGCAGGCGTAACCGAGCAGCCGCTGGAAACACCGCGCCAGGAGCCGTCTACTCCTCCACCGCCCACGGACCTCACGAGGGACCCGCTTACCCAAGAGGCTGCCCCGCCCACCACACTGCCTTCTGAGGTGGTGCAGGATCCCTCGCCGCCCGCAAGCCAGGGTGTGGGTGGCAGCACCGGTGTTGCCGCTAATGGAGAGAGCCCATTAGAAGCGATGAACACGACCACCGCTGCAGCTGCCAATAACAGCGACGCCGCTGAGACAAACACATCGGATGAAATTCTCCTCACAACAGTGGAAAGTTTCAGCGGTGACGGTCCCTCGGAGGCCGAACAAAAAAACTTTaagacaaaagaacacaaaagcaCCACGGAAATCCCTGAAACGCCCAAAGAAGAAAGCAACGCGCCGGGAATTGAAGTAGCTACCCCCACTgcagagaaggagcaggagggtagtggtggtggtgaggatggtggtgggggtgttaagagtggtattggtggtagtggtggtggtggtgagagtggtggtggtggtggtggtggtggtggtggtggtggtggcaggcgcggtaggaaggggggaggaagagttgCACGGCCTGGCACTCACGCTGGTGCCAGGGGGGCTGCAGGCCGAGGGAACACCACTGCAGTCAacagaggcaggaggaagaagggcaaacataggagaaggaagaagaagtacaACAGGAAACGACCAAgaccaggagaaggaggaaggggccCCGGCAGGAGTCGCAGGCCACCCAGACCAGACCTCCCTCTGCACCACCTGCTGCGCTCTAGCCTGCAGGACCGTCACGCCCCGCTGGCTAGCCCCCTGCACCAGTCCCCGCACCAGGAGGCCCTCACTAGTACAG ACTACCGCCCACGCCAGCCTATTCTATCCTGCTCTGGTGTGGGTGGGGGCGTGGGGTCAGGCTCCTCTGCAGTGTGGGCGTTGGTGGGCGTGCTGTACGGCGTGGCGGGGGTGGTGCAGGTGATGGTGGGTGTGGCGTCCCTGGCCATGCATCTGCCCCACGCACACTCCCGCAGGTTCACTCTTGCGGCCTGGCTTGGCAACGCTCAGGTGGTCGttg TCATGTCCCAGGGCGtggctctcgtcctcttccctcTGGGGTTGGGGTCACCACTGGCAAGAGGCGAGTGTGGCGGCTCCTCCTCCGTCTACTGGCCGGGGGAGTGTACATTTGGGTGGTCATACATGCTCGGAGTTGTGGCCACCACCCTCGCCGCCTACTGCCCCTGCCTGGCACGACTCACAGTCTTCAGGAAATACGACTACAAGGAGTGGGACAGCATCAACTTCTTCTGA